Genomic DNA from Vicinamibacteria bacterium:
CACGTAGGCGACGATCTCCTCGGCGTTACGGCCGTGGGCGCCGGCGTTGACATCGGTGTTATAGACCATCTTCAGCCCTGGCACCTGGAGCGACTCCTGAAAGACTTTGAGAGCGCCCGATCGTGCCTCCTGGAGATTGGCCAACCCCTCCAACGTGTAGCCGCCGACGCCGTCGAAGCGATCGCCGTTCTCGGCGTAGTTTCGGAACAGGAGGTCGATCTGGTTTCCCAGATACATCCCCCGCTGCGCGATCACCTCGAGCGCGGCGCGGTCGGCGAGCCACGCGTGCTCGATCTGAGAGCAGCCGGCATCCGCCGCCAGTTCGATCGCATCCGGGCGGTGAGCGTGAACGACGGACCGCAGGCCGAGCGCATGCGCTTCGCCGCATGCCGCCGACAGCTGCTCGGCCGTCATGTTCGTTATTCCGCCCAGCCGGATGCTGGTCGACGCGAAGATCTTCACGACGTCCGCGCCCGTGGCCTTCTTCTCGCGCACGAACTCGCGGATCTCCATCGGCGAGCCCGTCTCCGCTCGGATCGCCCCGAGCGACGACAGCACTCGCGGCCCAGGAATGACGCCCCTCGCGATCCATTCCTTCAGTTGCGCGTCTTCTTCGCCCCCGAGGCTCTGCACCGTCGTGACACCGCCCATGAGTGTCCGGTACGCGTTCTCGACGGCGTGCAGTGTCTGGTGCGCGATGTCACGGTCGTCGGGCTCGTGCAACTTGCCATTCGGGTCGAAGTGCCGGCCGATGTGTACGTGGGTGTCGATGTATCCCGGCAGCACGGTCAGACCCGTCAAGTCGTACTCCCTGTTCGCGCTCGCGCTATTCCGCGACCCGACGTCCGCGATCTGGCTGCCCCTTACCACGATGTCGCGGTCCTCGAGCACGGCGCCGCGGCCGTCGAGCGTACGGGACGTGCGCAAGACGATGTCCCGTTCGTCCGACGCCGTCACCCCGTCGGCTGGCGGCAGCGAGACCGTCATGAAGAGGACCAGCGAGAAACGTGTCATACCCTTCGGGGAGATGTGCGGATCCGCCGGACTGGGAAACGATGGTCTCATGCCTCACCCCCTCGTGTCGTGCGCAGACATTAGCAGGAAGCCTCGAGTTCCGATACCCTGACACATCTTCTGAACGAAGCCCGCGTACGTGATGACGAGAGCGCTTCTGCCGGTACTGGCCAGCATTCTAATCGTGGGCTGCCGGAATGCTTCCTTCCCGGTGGAGGAACATCAGGCTGGCGTCTCCGGGTCGGATGTCGTGGCCGATCCGGCGCCAATCCCGCACTACGAGGTCGATCCCAAGTGGCCCAAGCTTCCGCTTGGCGACCGGTGGATTACCGGGGGCCTGGGCGGGATGTGCATCGACGAAAGAGATCACATCTTCGTGCTCAACCGGCAAGACGTGGTGCTCGAGGACCTCGACGGAGCACGTCCCGCGGCGCCGGTGATCGAGCTCGACCCCGAAGGCAATGTCGTTCGCGGCTGGGGCGATCCCGAGAGGCTTGGCGACCGGCTGCACGACTGCCACGTCGACGCGGAAAGCAACGTCTGGATCGTCGCTGCCGGTACCGGTGTCTTGCAGAAGTACTCGAACGACGGCAGAGAGCTGTTGCTCCAGATCGGGGAGACGGGAAAGTACGACTCGTCGGACGGCACGCGCGAAGGCGAGCCACAGAACTCCGATCGCGCTCAGTTCTTCCTGCCCGCCGCCGTCGATGTCGACGCCCAGACCGGAGAGATCTATGTCGCCGATGGAGAGCTCCCCGGCGGCAATCACCGGATCGCCGTCCTGGATCGAGAGGGGCGCTTTCTCCGCCAATGGGCCCTCGAGCGTACCGAGGCCGAGCGCGATGTCATACCGCTGCCGCACTGTCTGCGTTTGTCCAATGATGGCCTGGTATACGTGTGCGACCGGCGGGCCGATCGGATCCAGGTTTTCGATCGCGACGGTGCGTTCGTCCGGAACATCGACATTCCCTTCGAGCCGCTCACCTCACCCGACGGCCGGCCGAGCGGCACCCGCGGCACCGCCGTCGCGCTGGCGTTCTCTACCGATCCCCAGCAGCGCTACCTGTTCGTCGTGAACCAGAACAGTGTCATGGTCGACATCGTCGACCGCCGCAGCGGCGAGGTGCTCTCGAGCTTCGGGGAAGGGCCGGGACGCTATCCGGGGCAGTTCACGCTGCCGCACGGCATCGGCGTCGATTCGGTGGGCAACGTCTACGTCGCCGAACAGGAAGGGCGCCGCATTCAGAAGTTCCGGGTCGCGACGCCCACGCCGATGAACTAACGCTGCGCGCATACAGTTGGCGACCGCAAATTTCCATCGTGAGCTATTCCGCGATCTTGTAGAGGTGCCGGTAGCCCCGAAGGTACATCTCGTTCCCCACGATGGCCGGGGAGGCGTCGAAGCCATCGTCGAGCGAGTTCCTCGCGACGATCGTGAGCTCCGGCCCGTTTTTCAGAACGAGCGCGTTTCCGTCACGGCCGAGGATGATGACGTGACCCTTGACACCGGTCGGTGAAGCGTAGACCTCGGACAAGCCTTCGAGACGTGCGGGGCCATAATGCGCTCGGCCGGTCTCTGCGTCGAGCGCCGTCAGGATGGCCGAGTTGCTCTTGATGAGGTAGAGGATGCCCTCGTAGACCAGCGGCGACGGCACGTAGGGGGTGTCGCGGTCGAGCTCCCAGAGCACCGCCTTCGAGGCGCCGGTGATGTCGCCTTTTGCGTCCGAGAGCCGGATAGCGCGGGCGGCGTTTCCGCGGAAACCGCTCGTGACGTAGACGATCCCGTCGTGCTCGACCGGAGAAGGGATGGCGTTCAAGGTGAGCCCG
This window encodes:
- a CDS encoding amidohydrolase family protein — encoded protein: MRPSFPSPADPHISPKGMTRFSLVLFMTVSLPPADGVTASDERDIVLRTSRTLDGRGAVLEDRDIVVRGSQIADVGSRNSASANREYDLTGLTVLPGYIDTHVHIGRHFDPNGKLHEPDDRDIAHQTLHAVENAYRTLMGGVTTVQSLGGEEDAQLKEWIARGVIPGPRVLSSLGAIRAETGSPMEIREFVREKKATGADVVKIFASTSIRLGGITNMTAEQLSAACGEAHALGLRSVVHAHRPDAIELAADAGCSQIEHAWLADRAALEVIAQRGMYLGNQIDLLFRNYAENGDRFDGVGGYTLEGLANLQEARSGALKVFQESLQVPGLKMVYNTDVNAGAHGRNAEEIVAYVEQGGQAPMEAVIAATSRAAESLGLSDRIGAIETGMEADIIALDGDPMADAEAFGRVVFVMRAGTVYRNQAGSGR